The window TATCCAACGATTAGGTTTGGGACACCGATTAGAGACCAACATAACACGAGTCCTTGAAAGAATTATGAAGAAGCTTGAACAAAAAACAGATGAGGATACTCCAAGTCTCCACCTCACTGCTCTCAGATTCAGGCTCCTTCGACAGCATGGGTTTCAACTCTCCCAAGGTAACTGGCTAGAGATTTTTCTTCTTGTTCTTGATAAGTTTAACTGGTGAACCTCACAAACCGTTGTAGTTTTTTATAAGTTCACATGCATGTCGATCCATTCTAACATGCATTTGTATGCATCAGATGTCTTCAAGATATTCACAGACTGCGACGGCAGCTTCAATGATCGCCTTTGCAAAGATGTCAAAGGAATGCTGAGTCTGTATGAAGCTTCATTCCTTGGTTTTGAAGGAGAAACCCTCTTGGATGAGGCCCTTGCATTCACCAGCATGCACCTAAAGAACCTCAGCTGCAGGTTACTTGATACTCACGGCAGAAATGTATTAGAGCAAGTGAGTCATGCATTGGAGATGCCATTGCACCACAGAATGCAAAGATTAGAAGCTAGATGGTACATTGAGGCATACAATAAAAGGGCAGATGCAAATCAGGTGCTACTTGAATTTGCCAAGCTAGATTACAATGCGGTGCAACAAACATACCAAAGAGATCTTAAGGACTTGTCAAGGTGAGAAAAATAAAACCTATAGATTATATATACTAATAGTCTAATACACCTCTCAAGTCTCAATTCTACTTTTTTTTAGTTACGCATTAGCTTGCATGCAGGACCAGCTCTACTAAACTAGAAATGAGCCGGACACTCTTGAAAATTTGGGGCCGGCCTAGACGGTTGCCTCATTTAGGAGCGTATAGGGCGGCCCTTGTATATCTCTTTGCACATAAATAGACTGCATAATGACAGTTCCATTAAACAGGTGGTGGAAGGATATGGGATTAGCAAAGAAGTTGCCCTTCGCCAAAGACAGATTGATGGAGTGCTTCTTTTGGTCAGTTGGTATAGTGTTTGAACCTCAACTCAGCAATCTCAGAAAAGGGATAACTAAAGTCAGTGCTCTTATAAGCACTGTTGATGATGTCTATGATGTTTATGCCACTTACGATGAACTAGAGCAATTCACATCTCTTGTTGAAAGGTAATTAAATATCGGTTCGTATATATACATATTAATTAATTGTGGAAATATTGGTTCGTACTATGTGTATGTAACATTGTATTATTCCCAATTTGTGGTGTTTCAGATGGGATGTGAATGCTGCAGTTGAAACTCTCCCAGACTACAAGCTGAAGCTATGTTTCCTTGCCCTCTATAACACTGTGAATGAAATGGCTTATGAAACTTTGAAGGAGCAAGGAGTGGACGTCCTTCCTTACTTGAGAAAAGCTGTACGACGTCTATGCATACTATTCCTTAAAAACACTCTTAAGCTTTCCCTAGTCTTGTGTTTTTGTTTTATTTTTTCAGCATTGGCCATACGTTGATGATGATATGTGCTCTATCTCACATCTTGCTTGCACATTGTTTCACAGTGGGCTGATTTGTGCAAAGCTTTCTTAAGGGAGGCAGAGTGGAGTAACAACAAGTACACACCCACATTTGAAGAGTATCTTGCCAATGCATGGATATCAGCGTCCGCGGTGGTCATTTTAGTTCATGCCTACTTCCTACTGAATCAAAATATCTCAGCTGAAGCACTTGGATGCTTAGAGAATCCCCACAATCTCTTGCGTTGGCCGTCTCTTATTTTCCGGCTAACAAACGATTTGGCTACTTCCGAGGTCTGTGTAGCTTCAATTAATTAATTGTTCCTCATTTCCATCTTTGTTATGTTTTCTCTAGCTTAATTTTAACATATTGGTAATGTGATATATATGCTGCAGGCAGAACTAGAGAGAGGTGAAACTGCAAATTCAATATCCTGCCTCATACGTGGAAGTAGCAATGAAGTCTGCGATGAGGAATCTGCTCGCAAATATATAAGTAATTTGATTGAGAATAGTTGGAAGAAGATGAACAAAGATGGACAACTTTTTGGTGCTAGTAGTGCTTCTTCTCCATTTACAAAGGAATTCGTGGCAGCAGGGACAAACCTCTCTCGGATTGCCCAATGCATATACCAATATGGAGATGGGATTGGTGCCCCTGACAAAATAGTAAAGAACAGGATTCTAGCAGTGATTATGCAACCCGTTTAAGGGAATCCAGCTCTGTTGATGTTTCTTTCTGTGGGTAAGGTTTCTTCCCTTGATGAGCTTCTTTGTACTTTTAGCCGAACTCGGCGGGTCATTATTTGTAATTCTATTGAACTTTAATGAGTTACTTTTTGTTTTCTGCCTGATTGATTTTGTTGAGATTCGAATCTCACATCACATGGGGAAAATAGAACCTTACCTATATAAGTTTATAAGGGTTTCGACCCACTCCATCTATAACCAATTGATTTTGAATGAAATCCCAACTTCATCACATCTTCAATAGAGTTTACCCTACTATTTTTTCTAAAGAAACAGTCAAAATGTAGAAATTATAACAACTCAAAACTATACATTTATTTTATGTCGTCAGATTCACTTGTCTCTTACCTCAAATACTACCCACCAAAGTCAGCAGACCTATAAATATATGAGTGTCACCAGTATAGTACCGCAATAGTTGGAAAAATAAAAGGAGGTGAAATTTGCACTTCCTATACAATCCACACTCCCATTTTTTTTTTTAACAAAAAGACAACACGTATCACTAAAGATAATATTTAAATTTCAGTTCTCAAAATAAACCGATGATTTGGGCCTGTTAGCAAAGAGCTCCACCCATTTAGAATTCCAAAAACCCCAACGGTGAACCCAATATCAAACTCGACCCGAACCAACAAATAACTTTCTGGTTTCACTTTCAAATTTCCCAAACACTGCAAATCCAGAGAGATAGAACTATCAAATATGGCGGGATTGCTAGCATGGGCGGCAGACGTAGTCGGAGCCGGCGGCGGTCAAGGCGACGAAGACGACAATCCCGATTCAATCCCACTGATATTCACACCGGAGCAGCAAAAATACGCCATAGAATTAGATTCAAAAGCGGCTTCTCTCAGCCGTTCGATCCATGATCTACGGCTCAGAATCCCTCCGACGGACATCTCCCAACGCCTCCCTCACCTCCACGCTCACTCCCTCGCTTCCAACGCCGCCCTTGCCCTCCAATTGAACGCCCACTCCTCCACTCGCGAACAGGTTCTGCCCTAAATTTATTGCCCTCAATTTTCTATGTGGGTTCTTGAATTGGTTGTGAATTGTAATAATTGTTGCATTTATTGGTTAAAGTTTGGATCTTTCTTATCTGGGTCTTTGGTTTTGGTTGGAATTGTTGTATGTGTTATTGAAAGATGGGATTTTTTTGTTAGTTTGGGGATGTGGGTGTAGTTAAAGGTTTGGGATTTTGGGTTGTTTTTGGTACTGATTGAGTTTCATTGATCCTGTTTGGCATTGTGGACAGGCCCAGTTGAGAGAGGTGACATTGCTGGAGGAAAATGATGCCTATGAAAAGGCTATATCGAACTGTGAAAGTAAGATACAGGAGAAGATTGAGGAAGTGGAGTTACTTAGGAGGAAGTTAGAGGTGAGATTTACGGCCCTAAGACTGTGTATTTATGGGATGTGGTATATAGTCATGTGAAGTGTTCCGACGATGCTTTGAAACTGTGTATCTGATTGGTGTTGCGTTCTTCCAGTGATTGTAATTTGTAACTTAAAAGTTTAGACTTGACAAGGAAGTTGTCGTATAATGTTGAGGATATCCGTTGTAGTTAGGTTTTGTAGCCAGAATTTGTTTCTGAAATTGATGGATACTGTTATCAGGAAATGGAGGACACTGAAAAGAATTTGAGAGATGAGCTGGAGAGTGCACAGACAGCATTGGATATCAGTCGATCCCACGGATCAGATGAATCCGTTGGCAACCCCAAAACTGTAGTTGAAACTGTAGATGACATAGAATCATCAAAGAAAGCTATACTAGACAAGTTAGAGAAGAGGAAAAGAGAACTGGTTGGTTGCACCAGTCTTTTGATCTTACAATTCTTTCGAGTCTTGTTCTATTTCCAGAGTTTGTGTGCTCTTGTATTGTCTTTTTAATATTCTTTGGTTGCTTAGAAGTTAATTTATCGTCTCAGAGTTCAATGGAAGCAGCAGTTCAAGATTTAGAGAAAAAATGGGGAGAAATTCAAGATAATGCACTGAGCCAGCCTTCTCCAGGTATCCTACATCATCAAACTTTCTTTTGGCATATGATGTGTCTATTTGAATGCACTACGATAGCTGTGTCGTATCTTCTGCGTTTGTATTGTTTTGTGCATATTATTCGTCTTGCACACTTAACCCAAGAATGTTCAGATGAAAATTAGCTGAGAGGCTCTAAAATAAATACAAATATGGAAAAAAGAATAGTTGGGAGATGTTCAATAGATGTGGAGAAATTGTGGTAGTTTTCCAGAGTAAAGTTATTCAAAACTTGGTTTGTAGTGCATGGCTGTGAATCTGTGATGGTAAGGGATCTTGTCACGTGGCAGCCTAGTTGTGTGTGTTTGTTGCTGCATTCTTTTTCGTCAGCAGATAAGCTGTTAAACAACTCTGATCTAAGCACCTTTTGTTGTGCAGCTCAAAGAGAGAAGATTCTGGATAAACAGTATCACAGTCTTATTGAGCAACTAGAAGCAAAACAGGTCTCTCTTACTTTTCAGTAACACCTGGATTTTCTTATTTATTCTATGTTGTCTCAATATTATCTCTGATCATATATGGTTGAACATTTCTCCTTTGTGTCTCTTGTACAATATAGGCACAAGCAGAAGGCCTAGTTGGTGAAATTCATTTGAAAGAGATGGAACTAGAAAGATTAAATGGGTTATGGAGGAAGCTCGAAAGCAGCAACAATGAGATGACTGCTGCTAGAAACCGGTTTGGACGAAGTACATCTGAAAGAGGATTTGCTTCTTCGGACAATATCCTTGACGCTCACCACAAGTATGCTGGTGGCCGAACAGAGAATCAGCAGAGGCTCATGCTGCTCAGGTCGATGTTCGTGCTTTACATTTTAGCTTTGCACATATTAGTCTTCATCAGAATCTCATTTTGAAGATCCTACATTGATCTTAATTATGTTTCTGTGCCAAAACCTGATTTTTGTTGTATTGTAAAAAATGGAGAAGAAATGTAAACAAGTGAGAGATGGAAAAGCTTTTGTTGTTTGAGTATATCGACAGTTTATCAACATTTGCATATACAAATATAAAGCAGATTTGACATGTTAAGAAAATTTTGTTTGGAATGGAAGCTTCTCTGTCCTTGGTTGTCTTATTTCAAACTTGAAGTATCCTCATCTTATTATATTTCTTTATCCATATTACTCGAAATCTGAATCAAATTTGTGTCGGCTAAAGAATATAGTGAGACCAAAGTGAATGAACAGCTCAATTTGGTTGCTTAAGTCTGATGTTTACACTTTTCCAACTTAAGCAGAAGACAAACCTTGCTAATAAAAATAAGCTAGTATCCAGCTAAAACACAATCATATTTGTGCTGGTGCCCTGTCTTTTTCTCTACAAGATATGCTAACATAATCCTGATTCTTCTGGTATAACTCACCAGTCAACTCTGTCCATATTTCTACATGTAATAGCTTATATTTCAAATAAAAGAATAGCAATTGGTAATGCATAAAATTTATATTTTTACATTCAAGTTGAATTCTGCCGTGTCTTCAACATATGCAGCAAAATCTCATTCCATGTATCAATAGGGCCAGGCAAGCACCAGTGAACACAGTCGGCAGTAGTCGTGTTCCTGTGGTGTGATCCTCCATAGTAATTCGGGTGTGCATCAGGTCGGAGCAGCATTGCTTCAGTTGTTTCCATCAATCTAAAGTCCAGACCTTTCTGCTGGGCTTGGACTTGTGCTGCTTTGAACTCCTCTACTTGAGCCGTATACATGTCCAAATTATATCCTTCTAACTTCATTTCCTCTTTGCTAAAAGGCTTTGTCCTCCCACAATTCCCTCCAGCATTCCAATCCCCATTTTCAAAGTGTGCCGGAGAGAAAGTCCTCAAAAATGTCACACCTTTATAGTTTTCGAGGCTCTGCAGCGTCCTAAACATGGTCCTGAAGGCCTTTCTGTACCCATAGGACTCTGACATCTTTGTCATGTTGTCCAGTTTGCACCAGAGACACCCAATACTTCCACCATTTTCGTAAAAGATTAGCGGCCTTAAGAACCATTGCCCTGCTGAGAAGATCACATAGTCGAAATTTTCAACCTGACTTGTCCACGCTTCATCTGGCTCGTCTAAGTAGAGATTCATGAGGCTGTCCCCAGAATGTACACTAGGGTCTGCATAACTATATCTAATCAAGTAAGGAGCCCATAGAGTTACCATAGTAAAATTGTAATCAGTGTAGACATAGTGCTTGAAGTAATCTGTGTTATTTGAGTACTGGTCAGAAATGTCCTCAGGATAAGTCACCTGAAAGATACACATTCAAACTCAATATCATGCTAATGGGACACAGAACTTGAATAGATCAGAAGTAAAGCCTAGCATATAAGAATCATAAAGCACAATTACTTAGGAACTGTAATGAGTAATTGAGTGCTTACATTGCCTAAGATGCACAACAGTGACTGCATTTGGTTTCTTCCCACAGAGTCCCCAATAAAAGCCAAGGACTTCCCTCGAAAGATCTCCAAGAACTCAGCTGCATCAAACAAGGGTAACTCACAACCATCAGGCTTCCACCTCCACTTCATGAATTCCGAATCCGGCCTCCCAAACTTCATGCAATTCTGCTGAGGAATGATCCATTCGCAAGTCTCATTTGTGTAGTAAGCAGGTCCATCAGGGTAAGGAATCCAGTTCCCACTAAATAGCTGGCATTGCTCCTCCTCTTTCTCTTCTATGCTTTCCAAACCAGTAGTACTATTGGTTTCTGTTGTTGGGGATGATGTTGGGGATGGCAATATGCTTTCCAAACCAGCAGTACTATTGATTTCTATTGTTGGGGATGGTGTTGGCGATGGCAATATGCTTTCCAAACCAGTAGCATTACTGGTTTTGGTTGTTAAAGATGGTGTTGGGGATGTCAATGGTGAAGTAGTTGAGCTCTTGTTCATATATAGAGGAATTGAAGTGAGAACAATTAAGGTAAGGGCCAGAAGGAGAACCTTATTGTAGATGCTGTAGGGTTGTGTGTATTTCACATTGGGGAGATCAATGGCATGAAACTTCATGGTTCAGAGAAACAATGTGAACTGTTGCAGGAAGGAATGGAGCGATGGAAGATATATATCAGATACTAAGCAAAAATAATAATCATATTTTTTGAAAGCCACTCGTTTGGCCATAGTTACCAACCTAATCAACATCATGATGCAACTATATTTTTGGTGAGGGCGTGAGACATCAAACTTT of the Fragaria vesca subsp. vesca linkage group LG6, FraVesHawaii_1.0, whole genome shotgun sequence genome contains:
- the LOC101310344 gene encoding tricyclene synthase EBOS, chloroplastic-like, producing MSTQTSGVKRVTPDYKPSIWNDEFLHSLQIHDCKQDQPYEDNKWKSTEESVKHMIDDAQSVETTLEFIDDIQRLGLGHRLETNITRVLERIMKKLEQKTDEDTPSLHLTALRFRLLRQHGFQLSQDVFKIFTDCDGSFNDRLCKDVKGMLSLYEASFLGFEGETLLDEALAFTSMHLKNLSCRLLDTHGRNVLEQVSHALEMPLHHRMQRLEARWYIEAYNKRADANQVLLEFAKLDYNAVQQTYQRDLKDLSRWWKDMGLAKKLPFAKDRLMECFFWSVGIVFEPQLSNLRKGITKVSALISTVDDVYDVYATYDELEQFTSLVERWDVNAAVETLPDYKLKLCFLALYNTVNEMAYETLKEQGVDVLPYLRKAWADLCKAFLREAEWSNNKYTPTFEEYLANAWISASAVVILVHAYFLLNQNISAEALGCLENPHNLLRWPSLIFRLTNDLATSEAELERGETANSISCLIRGSSNEVCDEESARKYISNLIENSWKKMNKDGQLFGASSASSPFTKEFVAAGTNLSRIAQCIYQYGDGIGAPDKIVKNRILAVIMQPV
- the LOC101297273 gene encoding uncharacterized protein LOC101297273 gives rise to the protein MAGLLAWAADVVGAGGGQGDEDDNPDSIPLIFTPEQQKYAIELDSKAASLSRSIHDLRLRIPPTDISQRLPHLHAHSLASNAALALQLNAHSSTREQAQLREVTLLEENDAYEKAISNCESKIQEKIEEVELLRRKLEEMEDTEKNLRDELESAQTALDISRSHGSDESVGNPKTVVETVDDIESSKKAILDKLEKRKRELSSMEAAVQDLEKKWGEIQDNALSQPSPAQREKILDKQYHSLIEQLEAKQAQAEGLVGEIHLKEMELERLNGLWRKLESSNNEMTAARNRFGRSTSERGFASSDNILDAHHKYAGGRTENQQRLMLLRSMFVLYILALHILVFIRISF
- the LOC101310633 gene encoding uncharacterized protein LOC101310633 → MKFHAIDLPNVKYTQPYSIYNKVLLLALTLIVLTSIPLYMNKSSTTSPLTSPTPSLTTKTSNATGLESILPSPTPSPTIEINSTAGLESILPSPTSSPTTETNSTTGLESIEEKEEEQCQLFSGNWIPYPDGPAYYTNETCEWIIPQQNCMKFGRPDSEFMKWRWKPDGCELPLFDAAEFLEIFRGKSLAFIGDSVGRNQMQSLLCILGNVTYPEDISDQYSNNTDYFKHYVYTDYNFTMVTLWAPYLIRYSYADPSVHSGDSLMNLYLDEPDEAWTSQVENFDYVIFSAGQWFLRPLIFYENGGSIGCLWCKLDNMTKMSESYGYRKAFRTMFRTLQSLENYKGVTFLRTFSPAHFENGDWNAGGNCGRTKPFSKEEMKLEGYNLDMYTAQVEEFKAAQVQAQQKGLDFRLMETTEAMLLRPDAHPNYYGGSHHRNTTTADCVHWCLPGPIDTWNEILLHMLKTRQNST